TCGACGATATTACCTGCGGAGTGAGGCGGCCAAAAGGGCATTTAGTACCGGCATTAATAGCGAGTCAGATGGGAATGAGCAACGCACTTAAATGCAAAGGCTTACGCATTATGCGGATTGCTGTTTCTCCGCAACTTCAGAACAAAGGCTTTGGAACAGAGCTTATTCAACAGCTTTATGATCAAAATCCTTTAGGTGTTGACTACCTCTCCACCAGCTATGGTGTGACCGCTGAACTGTTTAGCTTTTGGCAAAACAACAGTTTTGAACCCGTCAAGCTGGGTAGCCGACGTGACCATGCCAGCGGAACGCACTCACTGTTGATGCTGCGGGTGATTAGAGCCAACGCCTGGCATCAAGCTGCATTTGATTACTTTATGCCAAACTTAATTTCTCTGTTGCCGGATACTTTTTCACAGCTTGATCCTAAGCTTGTTATCGCTTTACTAAGGGGCCGTTGCCATAAACGACAGCCTCTACCAGAGAACTATTCCGCTTTGATACGCTTATATGCTCAGGGAGGCAGTAGCTATGAAAGTGCCTTTTTTGCATTACAAGCCTTATTATTAGATACCCTGACGAACAACCGAACACAGCCATCGCCTCTGTTAGTCAGTAAAATACTGCAAAGAAAAAGCTGGGCGCAAATTAGCAGCGAGTATCAGCTCACTGGTCGAAAACAGTCTGAAGCTGAAGTCAGAAAATCCCTTCTAAGCCTACTCTAATTTACACTGTAAACAGGGTAGGGCATTTACAGTGTAAATTAAGCAAACGGTTTACACTGTAAATTATTCAAAATAGATCACTCATTACAATTTAGATTTTTTACAGTGACCAGAGCCTAAATTTTACGCAAACTTTCACAAAATGTTACATACTTTAGATAGACTGATTCAGGAATTCAACTTGAGCTTTATGTGAAATGTGGAAAGAACTTACCAGATTAGCTGACGATTCAAACAGTGTTATTGCACAACTCCCGCAGGGTGAAGAGGTTGGGCCGACTTTTAGTACCAGTGGGCTTGAACAGGTGCTTGCTTCCCTTGGCGCTGTGGCCTTTTTCTATGATGATGAGGCAGCAAATCAGTTTGTAAGAGCTGCAAAAGAAAATAAAAAAGCCGCTTATGACGGTGTAACGGTCGCCATCAAAAAGAATTCCGAAGTATCGGTGGCCATCACTGACCACGATATGCTCGCTACTATGACCGTCACAGGTGCGTATGGCGGTAAGCCTCTGAGCGGACCTGAGGTGCTCAGGGCATTAGCGGAAGCACATGTAACAAAAGGCATCAATAAACTCGCTTTAAAGAAAGTATTGTCTGTCAGCAGCACCCTTGCCGCAGGTGAAACTTTTGAACAGCCTGTTGCCGTAGGCACTCCGGCCAAGCACGGTAAGGATGCTCAGTTTATCCCTTTAGTCGATGATGTTAATGACAGAGTGCTGGCTCCTCAGGAGAGTGATGAGAAGACTCATAAAGTGGATATGCGAGACTTAGGGGAAACCATTACCGTTGGTGTGGGCGAAACTTTGATGAAAAGAGTCCCTGCAACTAAAGGGACTCCCGGCTGTACCGTTATGGGAGCCGTACTGCATCCAAAGGCGGGTAAAGATACTCCGCTGAAAGAAGGCAAAGGTTCAGTCTACGATAAAAAAGATCCAAACCTGCTTCGCTCGTCCAATCCCGGTATGCCTCTGATTAAGAAAAACAGTGTGGATGTCGACCCTGCACTTAGCCTGACTAATATTGATGTAACTACCGGCCACGTTAAATTTAAGGGCAGTGTCGTGGTTTCCGGCAATATTGAACCGGGAATGGTGGTCAGGGCGACGGGCTCATTAACCGTTGGCGGCTTTATTGAGTCTGCCGATGTACAAGCTCAGGAAGATATTATTGTCGGAAAAGGTATTATCGGCCATGCGGTAGACGACGGGGAAGAGAAAGCCTGCGTGGTAAAAACTAACGGCAGCATCAAATCTAAGTATGCTCAGTACGCCTTCCTTCAGGCAACCAATGATATCAATCTGGAGCTTCACTGTATGAATAGTACAGTGATGTGTGCCGGAAACTTAACTGTTCTGGATAGCACGGAGAAAAAAGGTACTTTAGGTGGCGGTCTAGCGAAAGCAGGCGGAAATATTATTTGCGCTAACCTTGGTGTTGAAGGGGATACGGCAACAACGGTGCAGGCCTTTGTCCGTTATAACAAATACAAGCAAGGTATTAACGAATTAAAGGAAAGGTACCGGGTAGCTCAGGACAACACAATGGAAGCAGTGCGTGCTGAAATTGAGTTGAAGAAAACGCCGAAATCTGAACGTTCCGAAGAGAGTGTTATCGAACTTGAGCAGAAAAAAGCAGAGCTTAACAAGCGCATGGAAGAGGCGAAGAATAAGCTGGAAAATGCCGAAGCTGAGCTAAAACGACTGCTGGAAGTGAACACGGTTTCTGCCCGTAATCATGTCTATACCAGAGTCACGGTTCTGTTTGGTGATGAGACTGTGATTACTAAACGCGAGCATGCTGCCGCGCTATTTTCGTTTAACCAGTATGAGATTAAATGTCGCTCTATGGTTGAAGGGGTTGATGAGGATGAGGCTGAAGAGCAGGATTTGTAACTGCTTATTTATGGGTATAAAAAAACAGGCAGCGATTTTTTCGCTGCCTGTTTGCTTTTCAGGGAAGAAAGCGGGATTAGCTGACCGCTCTTACCTTTCCTTGTTTCAAGTCGTTAAGTACCTGCTGTTTTGGCCCGTCGGCAATAATGCAGCCCTTCTCCATTACAATAATACGGTCGACGATATCCAGCATGGATGTTTTGTGAGTGATAAGAATTAAGGTCTCGCTTTTCTTTAACTGAGCGAGCTGGTGCTTAATATGCATTTCACTTCGGTTATCCATGGCACTGGTTGGTTCGTCAAGCAGCAGTACAGGAGGACGACCCAATAGGGCACGGGCTATAGAAACTGCCTGACGCTGTCCGCCTGAAAGTAATAAACCCCCTTCACCCACCTGACGCTCTAGTCCGGCCGGATCTTGCTGAGTAAACACGGTTACACCTGCGCGGTTAGCGGCGTCCATTACTTCGCGATCGTCAACCAGAGTCTGACCTAAGGTGATATTGTCACGGATCGAACCAAAGAACAGGGTGCTCTCCTGAGGAACACAGCCGATATTACGTCTGACATCAACGTGGTGAAGTTGATTGATATCGGTATCATCGATACGTACATGTCCCTCAGTTGGCTGATATAGCCCCATAATAAGGCGTTCCAGAGTGGTTTTACCTGAACCGATCCGGCCGATAATAGCGACCTTTTCACCAGGGTTAATACGCAGGCTGAGATCTCTAATTGAGGCGATTGGTGCATCAGGGTAATGGAAGGTGACTTTGTCCAGCTCAATTTTTCCCTGAATGATCGGACGATGGATATAGCGTTTACCTTCTTCCTGTTCATCGGGCATAGACATAACCTGCTCGATAATGGTCATGGACGACTTTGCCTGATTGTAGCGGGTAGACAGCAGTGAAAGCTGTACAAGAGGCCCGATTGCACGGCCGCTAAGCATGGTGGCAGCAATCAGGCCACCCATGGTCAGCTCGCCGTCAGCAATCAGGTAAACACCGAGAATGATCATACCTACATTACAGGATTGCTGAACCAGACCTGCCATATTCTGTATCGTATCCGTTATGCGGCGGCTCTTAATGTTCCAGTTCGCCATATGAGCAACAGCCTCCTCCCAGCGATACTGGAACTGGCTTTGTGCCCCGAATAGCTTAACGGACTCCAGTCCTGCAAGACTCTCGATCAGGTTGGCGTATTTCTGCGATGCTAAGCGTGAGCCCTCTTCAATACTTTTTCTCAGTGGTCCCTGAATCAACAGTGAGTGGATAATCAGAACCACAACACCGACAATAGGGATAATCACCAGATTACCGGCCATAAGCCAGATTACCAGCAAAAACA
This is a stretch of genomic DNA from Vibrio sp. SCSIO 43137. It encodes these proteins:
- a CDS encoding DUF342 domain-containing protein gives rise to the protein MWKELTRLADDSNSVIAQLPQGEEVGPTFSTSGLEQVLASLGAVAFFYDDEAANQFVRAAKENKKAAYDGVTVAIKKNSEVSVAITDHDMLATMTVTGAYGGKPLSGPEVLRALAEAHVTKGINKLALKKVLSVSSTLAAGETFEQPVAVGTPAKHGKDAQFIPLVDDVNDRVLAPQESDEKTHKVDMRDLGETITVGVGETLMKRVPATKGTPGCTVMGAVLHPKAGKDTPLKEGKGSVYDKKDPNLLRSSNPGMPLIKKNSVDVDPALSLTNIDVTTGHVKFKGSVVVSGNIEPGMVVRATGSLTVGGFIESADVQAQEDIIVGKGIIGHAVDDGEEKACVVKTNGSIKSKYAQYAFLQATNDINLELHCMNSTVMCAGNLTVLDSTEKKGTLGGGLAKAGGNIICANLGVEGDTATTVQAFVRYNKYKQGINELKERYRVAQDNTMEAVRAEIELKKTPKSERSEESVIELEQKKAELNKRMEEAKNKLENAEAELKRLLEVNTVSARNHVYTRVTVLFGDETVITKREHAAALFSFNQYEIKCRSMVEGVDEDEAEEQDL
- a CDS encoding type I secretion system permease/ATPase; the protein is MHDPLLNSLIFVSRYYGLANSPDALINGLPLSDGRLTPFLFPRSAERAGLVAKENRAELEKISDLILPAVLLLKDGDACVLVSVNNETHEAEVITADSEMMPVSIHIEDLKRQYTGRYFLVKKQFRYDERSPEILKTRDGHWFWGTLFESKRIYRDVLIASLLVNIFAIAAPLFTRLVYDKVVPNLAFESLWVLASGIFVVFIFDFVLKLLRSYFIDVAGKKSDVLISSKLFSKVMGIRMESRPPSVGAFARHLQEFESIREFFTSATISALIDLPFALLFLLVIWLMAGNLVIIPIVGVVVLIIHSLLIQGPLRKSIEEGSRLASQKYANLIESLAGLESVKLFGAQSQFQYRWEEAVAHMANWNIKSRRITDTIQNMAGLVQQSCNVGMIILGVYLIADGELTMGGLIAATMLSGRAIGPLVQLSLLSTRYNQAKSSMTIIEQVMSMPDEQEEGKRYIHRPIIQGKIELDKVTFHYPDAPIASIRDLSLRINPGEKVAIIGRIGSGKTTLERLIMGLYQPTEGHVRIDDTDINQLHHVDVRRNIGCVPQESTLFFGSIRDNITLGQTLVDDREVMDAANRAGVTVFTQQDPAGLERQVGEGGLLLSGGQRQAVSIARALLGRPPVLLLDEPTSAMDNRSEMHIKHQLAQLKKSETLILITHKTSMLDIVDRIIVMEKGCIIADGPKQQVLNDLKQGKVRAVS